The genomic window tttttaaaaaaaacatgaaaagattaatttcatgagaattatttcatttcttttaacaaattagtttttaaaaaaaaataaaaatacctcAATGTGATCCGCTTTACTAGATAACAAaatgttctaaattttttaaaaatataaaaatataatgaattttttatttgaaaataaaaaattaattaattaattaattaaaattatcaattttgtGTTATTATAAATTTCCCACATAATCTatagtaaaaattatttgatataatataatcTAACTCCAAAAAGGGTATTTGTtagtataatatatattttaggtTTAAAACCGACCATATGTACCATATCATTTTTCGAAAGTTCTGATAAGCCAAAACCATTAATTCTTATACAAATTACTGAATTGAAATCTAGttgataaaaataaactagactttttatagtatttttatatcacatttcacaaattttaaatgCGTTTGGTactgattttagaaagtattgcTAACTTttataacacttgaaaatttttatatttcaagtattagaaatactaaaacacttcctaaaatttttGTGAAACGTATAGTTTTTCGAAAAGTCATTTGGTTTACTCATTCATGGGGTTTAAAAGTTGCATTATTTGTGAGAAATGAACTTTATTTAGGagtacaatttttttaagtgaATTATTGTtggaaaatactaaaatattgttatttttgttaaaaaatgtaaattgttTGACCATTAAGAAGattggaaaattaaatatttaccatttttattttttttagaaaataaaaacattacttgaaaatcattttcaatgttaatttttgcacattaaatgaaaaaaggGAAATTAACCAAATTggtaatttattcaaattttaatttatttgtttagtcacaatttggattttaaaaactaattaggcaatgtaattaatttcattttctgaaaatttttgtattatttttatgatatattttatttcttatatgtGGATTTACCTTTTtgtaaaactaatttttaattatgattgattgattaaaagtgaaattaaggtaaaatatacaaattaaatacatggattttaaaattaattgaacattttataacttaaaatgaaaataaaaaatttgaaagatgtccttattttccaaaagaaagcataaaatatgtaaattacatctcctttggattttttttatttatttaattggaGGTAGAAGTTGAAGCCAACATATACAAATTTCAAAGGataatatttttgtctttttttataatttattatcaaaATGTTATTGAATGCCTTTGAGAAGTCTTATTAAGCAAACCTAAGTAATCCCTATGAAGGGGTGAATTagatgatggtttttttttttcaaaacttcttATCAAATTTTAACACAATCAATATATGCAtgcaaacacaaaaaaaaaaaaacaatgaaaataaaggaataatagaaaagagattgaaaaaaaatgaagctgTTTTATCATGATTCGACAACCCATTTACGTCTGTCTTTTAGCTTCTCCACAAGTCTTATGGTATTCCATTATTCTACAAGACTCCACGAACAcacttcttgttcttttttgcACTAGATTCCTTCGATTGTAATGGACATCAACAACTTTAAAGTGATATATACATACTTTCCTTATAACCTTATAATATCACGATTGAGATAATACAATGAACACGGTCACAAATTGTAGATGTGCAATTGTTATGCTCAAATATAAGTATTTTAAAAGAAGTTAGCAAATATAGATTGAAAGCACTCTTACAGATCTTGAGGATGACTCTTAATGAAATAGTAAAGTTCTACAATTGTTAGGTCTATGTTAATAGTGTCTTAAGgcattatatttataatttttagaatcaaatttACCATTAGACATAAAGTCCTCCATAACTACACTTCCATGTGGTTATTTGCTTATGAGCATTAGGGCATTAAATGCATTGGATGGAATTGTTATAGGTTGAAAGACAATTATGGGACAACTACATAACCATTTGGACATTTGCTTGAGCATTTGCAAATGGACGTCCTCGTAGACAATTACGTGGGTTTGCTCTTGAAATTTAATGTCTCAATGACTTAATATAAGATCATAACCATCCTTCAATATCCTTTATGGATTTAGGCCctttttcaaagattttaacCGATGTTTAAAGTAATATTTCAAGTGTAAAAGTACATGAAGTCATTAAGATTTTTAACGAACTGTAAAGATTTTTGTGAAAACCTTATGGCTCAAGGTGGTCTCTTAAGTTATATAAAGTATTTTCATCATCATGTAGAGTTCAAGGTGGTCTCTTAAGTTATGTAAAGTATTTTTCATCATCATATAGAGTGCCCTCACTTAGCTTACATATAAAAAGGCTTACAAACACCCTAACTAAGATTTTCATCCCAATCTTCAAGTCTATTATCTATTTCTTGAATTGTACTTTGTTTTGCTTCTTGGACATGAACGAGGTAGTATAATTTTGTGACTTATATACTTAGACAATGAAATTATTAATGTCCTTAACCTTAGCTTTATTATTGTCAAAATCAGGATTATCCGATACCTTGGATtcatgatcttttttttttttatgatgacaaagcTAAGGTTTCTAATTAATTCCCTCTTAATATATACTCCTTAGGTAGAGGGAAGTGGAAGTTGTGGGAAGTGTTGCCGAAGGTACTCCATCTCTCAATACTACCCAATCATGAAGGCACACATATCATCCATCTTGGAATTGATCTTTGCCTCCATAGCAGCTTGAGAATCTACTATCATGCCTAACATGGTCTCTTGACAATCAATAGACATACATGTTAGTTATCCATGGCGAAGGTGAGTGAGTCAATACTGTTGGAAAGTTAAAGGGAGAATATTACCTGCCAAGGATAAAAGATTCCTCTACAATAAAAACCAATACCTAACAATAATAACAACTGAACAAGaatgaacaataataatttaagaacaTTCAACCAAAAAGGGACACCAAATATAACGTGGAAAAACCCTCTACATGAAGGTAAAAAGTCAGAGAAAATTTCTTTCACTTTAATAAAATGGGGATACAATAATTAAGTCTTCACAGTTTCTTCATCttgaaaacttatataaatGTATATCAATACTTGAAGTGGGAATTCATCACTCCAAAAAacaatgaacaaataaataaataaataaataaagaagaaatcATATCATAGAGACTTCTCCAAAAAGTTAATGAAAGAACCCATAACGAGCCCTAAAACAGTGCCCAAAAACCAACCctaatttcctttccttttctcaaTCATCCCTTCTCCCATCATATCAAAGCCTTAATGCTATTTATATTTAGCCTCAGGGAATACCCAAATGTAAAATAGTATAATACATGCGCTCATGGGCTATACAAACTTAGCCCAACAAATACGAGTTAATATCTCTATCAACCACTCATCATAGTCCATCCATATGGCTTTGTCTATGGCTGAGAACCTACACCTCTTCATCCTTATCTTTTTCATCTTCTTATTCCCCTCCTTaagtttttccttttatttttattgttggttttttttccttagtagGAAACCACTCTTTCTCATTATTTATAGAGTATTCCATTCTCttgatgataataatgatatataGATATCACCAATAAGAATTTTCTTGACTTCTTTTTGAATAATCATTGATCAAATTCAATATCTTCACCTTTCATATAAttgataatatgaaataaaatagagattCTTAATTTATATCAACTTCCGGATCAAACTTCAAACcatcttatttgaaaatcaatcgGTATCTGATGAAAATAAACCAAATCTTTTATGACATTTGATATCATCCTCATTTTTAAATGACCTATCCTAAACTCGAGAGTGATTTTGTTGCACCCCCAACGACATTTCTTCTACATCTAAGCCCTAAGtactttaaaataattcaaataaaagtattttataataTTGGATTATTTTAATCGGAATTATCCAAGAATGGAAAAATCGATAATATAATTTGAGGTTAGActcataatttgaaaattaaaatttattaaataaaattttatgaaaattccAAACAGAAAATTATAGATATTGTATAAATgtggttttaaaataataataataataaaatataaaatcaggGTCATCAAACTTGCttggaaaaaaaagggaaaattctttaaaaaccaGAATCATGATACACTATCCTTGTAGCCAAACAGCTCCTTAATTGCTTTACATCTCTCCGAggaacgacgtcgttttagaaagcctctcttcttcttcccatTTGGAGCTCCTTCTTCCTTTTCCTAGGGTTTTTCATCTACATGTGCTGCTGTCATGTCTCAGACTGAAAAACGACGTCATTTTCTCACAACATGGTACGGAAATGGAGATTATTCCTCAAAACTCCGTTTCACTTCTTCAATCCAAAAACTCCCTCTTTAACTCCACTTTTCTCTCTATCCAATCACCCCCAGAACCCTAAATTTACTCGGGAAAATCATAATTTTCCGGAGAAAAAACCCGGACTGGTCCTGACAGACCAACTCCTGGAGTCCACACTCCTGAACTGCCCTTCTGATTTGATTGCTCTCAGCTTCTTCCTGTGGTGTGCCAAACAGCCCAATTTCTTCCACCATCGTCGAGCCTTTGATCATATGGTTGATGTAGTGGCTCGGCTCACTCAGAAGAGCGGAACTATAAGAGGGGTTATGGATGAATTGGGGAGTATTGGTTGTGTGGTAAAGGCTCAAACTTTTTTGCTTTTGTTGAGGATTTGTTGGCGTGGGAAATTGTATGGGTTGGTGTTTGATGTTTATGAGGAAATGATTGCATTTGGGTATGTTCCAAATGCGTTTGTTTGTAATGTGATCATTGATGTTTTGTTCAAGATTAAGCGAGGAGAAGTGGCCCTTAAGTTCTTGAAGGAGACCCGGGTTTCCAATTTTTTGACATTTAGTATTGCGTTGTGTAATTTATGCAGGTTGAATGATTTGGTTGGTGTCGGCGATGTTCTTAGAATGATGTTGAGGAAGGGGTATTGCCCCAGTGTTGagatattttcaatggttttgaattgtttttgtaaAGTGGGTAGGTTTGCAGAGGCATTCCAAGTGTTGGGTTTGATGGCAACTTTGGGAATTCCGATTTCTGTGACTGTTTGGAGTATATTGATTGATGGGTATCGTAGAATTGGCAAGATTGGTAGGGCGGGTAATTTGTTGGAGAAGATGGTTGAGACTGGTTGTTCTCCTAATGTTGTAACTTATACAACTTTGATTAAGGGATTTATGGAATCAGGAATGGTTAGTCGCGCATTAGACGTGCTACGTATTATGGGAACTAAAGGGTGTGATTATGATTTGGTTCTTTATAATGTATTAATAGATTGTCTCTCCAAGGTTGGGAGATATGATGATGCACTTGGCATATTCTTCAGTTTGCCAAAACGAAAAATGGTGCCTGATTCTTATACTTTTAGTTCTATATTGTCTGCAATATGTTTATCCCAAAGGTTTTCACTTTTACCCAAGTTATTTAGCAGTGGACTAGAGGTACATACTGATCTAGTGGTATGTAACTCACTTCTAAGCTATTTTTGTAAGGCTGGGTTCCCATCCCTTGCTGTGGAGTTTTATAATGACA from Vitis vinifera cultivar Pinot Noir 40024 chromosome 9, ASM3070453v1 includes these protein-coding regions:
- the LOC100258221 gene encoding putative pentatricopeptide repeat-containing protein At1g16830 gives rise to the protein MVRKWRLFLKTPFHFFNPKTPSLTPLFSLSNHPQNPKFTRENHNFPEKKPGLVLTDQLLESTLLNCPSDLIALSFFLWCAKQPNFFHHRRAFDHMVDVVARLTQKSGTIRGVMDELGSIGCVVKAQTFLLLLRICWRGKLYGLVFDVYEEMIAFGYVPNAFVCNVIIDVLFKIKRGEVALKFLKETRVSNFLTFSIALCNLCRLNDLVGVGDVLRMMLRKGYCPSVEIFSMVLNCFCKVGRFAEAFQVLGLMATLGIPISVTVWSILIDGYRRIGKIGRAGNLLEKMVETGCSPNVVTYTTLIKGFMESGMVSRALDVLRIMGTKGCDYDLVLYNVLIDCLSKVGRYDDALGIFFSLPKRKMVPDSYTFSSILSAICLSQRFSLLPKLFSSGLEVHTDLVVCNSLLSYFCKAGFPSLAVEFYNDMLDRGFMIDQYSFVGLLSGLCGSGRVDEAVNVYSGILVNHSDLDAHIHTVIIGGLIKAGKFHRAVRLFKKAMVERYTLDAVSYTVAIYGLLKGGRTGEACILYNQMKEAGLAPNAHTYNIILSCFCKERDMKMVKQMIQEMIAAGVELECDTLIRITNFLFKSKFSHSVFNLLIEMWGAGLMPNKAIDALLLNGLSCGVKINDMNLTLLKAKLEDTLLLDTSGSDDLSDAAALAG